The sequence ACACTGAGCAATTAGGAGAGAGGCAACTGGAGACCAAGAGAAGGCCGCAAGAGGCCAAAGCCGGCCGCATTAGTGCAATGTATCAACTGGGAACAAAAATCCGGTTAGCGTGTCTATCTCACGACCGCGAGATTTAGGTGCTGCGCGAGGAGTTGGCGGTACCGCACGCGCGAGGTACTCGCTGGCAACTTTTCGGGGAATGCGATACGAGCGGCCAATTTTCAGCGCAGGAATGTCTCCTTTGCGAATCAGCTCGCGGATGACGCGAGAAGAGGTCGCAAATAGCGAGGCAAATTCTGAGACCGTATAGACCTTGGGTCTAGGCTGATGCATACATCAAATGTGCACGTAAGCTAAAGATGCACGTTGCTTGATAAGTAGAAGAAAATAAAACGACCACGGGGCGTCTGGTCGACGCCCCGCCCGGTTTGATATCCGGCCTACTCCCTCCCCTGGAGGCTCCTCTCCGCTACACCCCCCGGCGCTGTGCCTCCACACCCAACTTCACAATTGTCATTCCTTTGTCCTGTTGTTTATGAGCACCCACTCGTCGCTCCACAATTCAGACATTTGTAACACGATCCGTTGCGAATCATGATCGAGCCACAGTCGGAGCAACTCGGTGCGTCAGCTTGTGACTGCCAGGTTCTATTTCCGGGAGTTGCGGCGAGCCCATCCTGCATCGCTGACCGTGGAGAATCCTCGTGGGAAGGGTGAGTACCGTTTACATACGCTACGGCTGCTCCATGGTGGTGCCGTGACGTTGTTCCGTTGAGCGTTGCCCTGGCGTCATCCGTGGGGGTCGGAGGATGTGAACGCTCGGTCTCACTCCGTGAGGATTCTCGTTGGCCATTCCCATCAGCCAGGCCGGCCTCCTGGTTTTGTTCGGCAGGTAAGAAGCGGTGGCCTAAGAAGCGGAAGATATAATCTGTGAGTGATTTTGCGTATGGGATCTCTGGGTTTTTGGTGAAGCCCGATGGCTCGAACCGGACATGACCGAATTTACTCACCAGCGCCTCGAGTGGCACTCCGTACTGTAACGCGAGGGAAGTCAGTGTCGCGATCGAATCCATTAATCCAGAGATCGTACTGCCTTCTTTCGCCATCTTGATGAAGATCTCACCAGGAGTGCCGTCTTCGTAAAAACCGACATGAATGTATCCTTCATGGCCGGCAATATCGAACTTGTGGCAAATTGCATCGCGATCATTTGGTAGACGGCGGCGGATAGGGGTAGGTTCTGCCACGGTTACCGGCACAGCCTGTTCGGTTTTCTTTTCTCCGGTTGCTAGTGGTTGCACGCGTTTGCACCCATCGCGATAAATCGCGACTGCCTTCAGCCCCAATCGCCACGCTTCAAGGTACGCCTCGATGATATCTTCAACCGTTGCCTCGTGTGGCATGTTGATCGTTTTAGAAATCGCACCAGAGAGGAACGGCTGCACAGCGCCCATCATACGGAGGTGCCCAAGGTAGTGAATGGACCGACTTCCACGGGTGGGTTTGAACGCGCAATCAAAAACCGGGAGATGTTCATTCCGGAGGAGTGGCGCTCCTTCGATCGTTTCATGCTCGTCGATGTATTCAACGATGCCCTGAATCGCCTGACTGTCGTAACCGAGCCGTTTGAGCGCACGGGGAACGGTATTATTGACGATCTTCAACAGCCCGCCGCCGACTAACCGTTTGTATTTGATGAGAGCAATGTCGGGTTCTACCCCCGTGGTGTCGCAATCCATCATAAAGGCAATGGTGCCAGTCGGCGCAAGAACTGTCACTTGTGAGTTGCGATAGCCACTCTTACGCCCGACAGCCAATGCTTCGTCCCACGACTTCCGCGCATCAGGGAGCAAATCGAGCGGAACGAGAGAGGGGTCGAGTTTGTGTGCGTGGACGCGATGTTTTTCAATAACCCCAAGCATCGGTTCACGGTTGACTGTATAACCTGAGAAGGAACCCATCTGCTCGGCAATACGAGCAGATTGCAAGTATGCTTCCCCGGTCATTAAGGCTGTAATCGCTCCAGCGAACTGGCGGCCTGCCTCTGAGTCGTAGGGCAACCCGAGTGACATCAACAGCGCACCCAGGTTCGCATATCCTAAACCAAGTTGACGGAAGGCCTTCGCGTTCGCTGTAATCTCTGACGTTGGATAGCTTGAATTATCAACGACAATGTCCTGTGCCGTAATGCTGATATCGACCGCATGCTTGAACGACACGGTGTCAAAGGACCCGTCGTCTTTGACGAACTTGATCAAATTGAGCGAAGCTAAATTGCAAGCACTGTCATCCAGGTGCATGTATTCGGAGCAGGGGTTGCTGGCATTGATCCGCCCGGTGTTGGGGCAGGTGTGCCAGGCATTGATCGTCGTGTCAAGCTGCATCCCTGGATCGCCACAGAACCAGGTGGCTTCAGAAATCTTCTGCAAAAGTTCACGTGCAGGTACGGTCGAGGCAATATCGCCAGTGGTGACATAGCGTGTAGACCATGGACGATTCTCAACGACTGCGCGCATGAACTCATCGGTTGCGCGCACAGAGTTGTTGGCATTTTGGAAGAACACTGAGCTATAGGCCTCACCGTCGATAGAGCTGTCATAGCCAGCTTCGATGAGTGCCCAGGCTTTCTTTTCTTCCGCGGCTTTGCAGTTGACGAATTCGAGAACATCGGGGTGGTCGGCGTTGAGTACCACCATCTTCGCTGCCCGACGCGTCTTCCCGCCTGATTTGATGACCCCGGCTGAGGCATCTGCAGCGCGCATGAACGAGACTGGACCTGACGCCGTGCCACCGCCAGCTAAGCGCTCCTTGGAGGAACGAATCCGCGACAGATTGACGCCTGATCCTGAGCCACCTTTGAAGATCACTCCTTCTTTACGGTACCAGTCCAAGATGGAGCCCATCTTGTCATCTACTGAGAGGATAAAACACGCACTACATTGCGGGTGAGGTTCGACCCCAACATTGAACCACACCGGGCTGTTGAAGGCGAGCCGTTGTTCAACAAGGAGGTGCGTGAGTTCTTCAGAGAAAACCCGTGCGTCGTCGTCACTGGCGAAATATCCGTCTTTGCGGCCCCAACTCGTGATAGTGTCAACCACGCGACTAATTAACTGCTTCACGCTGTGTTCACGCTGCGGGGTGCCGAGTTGTCCACGAAAATATTTAGACACCACCACATTCGTTGCAAGTTGAGACCACGGTTTGGGAATCTCAACCTCGTGTTGCTCAAAAACGG comes from Deltaproteobacteria bacterium and encodes:
- a CDS encoding helix-turn-helix domain-containing protein, with translation MHQPRPKVYTVSEFASLFATSSRVIRELIRKGDIPALKIGRSYRIPRKVASEYLARAVPPTPRAAPKSRGREIDTLTGFLFPVDTLH
- a CDS encoding vitamin B12-dependent ribonucleotide reductase, encoding MEQNLTSRADAEAVPNKRRGLSFKRYFTRPGIHPYAEIEWEKRSAVISGEKGDTVFEQHEVEIPKPWSQLATNVVVSKYFRGQLGTPQREHSVKQLISRVVDTITSWGRKDGYFASDDDARVFSEELTHLLVEQRLAFNSPVWFNVGVEPHPQCSACFILSVDDKMGSILDWYRKEGVIFKGGSGSGVNLSRIRSSKERLAGGGTASGPVSFMRAADASAGVIKSGGKTRRAAKMVVLNADHPDVLEFVNCKAAEEKKAWALIEAGYDSSIDGEAYSSVFFQNANNSVRATDEFMRAVVENRPWSTRYVTTGDIASTVPARELLQKISEATWFCGDPGMQLDTTINAWHTCPNTGRINASNPCSEYMHLDDSACNLASLNLIKFVKDDGSFDTVSFKHAVDISITAQDIVVDNSSYPTSEITANAKAFRQLGLGYANLGALLMSLGLPYDSEAGRQFAGAITALMTGEAYLQSARIAEQMGSFSGYTVNREPMLGVIEKHRVHAHKLDPSLVPLDLLPDARKSWDEALAVGRKSGYRNSQVTVLAPTGTIAFMMDCDTTGVEPDIALIKYKRLVGGGLLKIVNNTVPRALKRLGYDSQAIQGIVEYIDEHETIEGAPLLRNEHLPVFDCAFKPTRGSRSIHYLGHLRMMGAVQPFLSGAISKTINMPHEATVEDIIEAYLEAWRLGLKAVAIYRDGCKRVQPLATGEKKTEQAVPVTVAEPTPIRRRLPNDRDAICHKFDIAGHEGYIHVGFYEDGTPGEIFIKMAKEGSTISGLMDSIATLTSLALQYGVPLEALVSKFGHVRFEPSGFTKNPEIPYAKSLTDYIFRFLGHRFLPAEQNQEAGLADGNGQRESSRSETERSHPPTPTDDARATLNGTTSRHHHGAAVAYVNGTHPSHEDSPRSAMQDGLAATPGNRTWQSQADAPSCSDCGSIMIRNGSCYKCLNCGATSGCS